The following proteins are co-located in the Mesorhizobium sp. M1E.F.Ca.ET.045.02.1.1 genome:
- the coxB gene encoding cytochrome c oxidase subunit II: MSSLICRRKRRRSSILPAFAHRIQISSRNFVATLSEKGAGQGLRGATAASTLFLTGCSDWQSTLHAHGANARKIFDLIWTFGAVAVTTWLLVMLVLAMALFRRHLAETSRSPLQIDSHQERRLIRAVGSATALTVVVLIALTIGSFFAGKSIASLSGSETVTVRVTGHQWWWEIRYPKTDSSQAIVTANEIHVPVGESVKVKLDSLDVIHSFWVPSLAGKRDLIPGRPSELTFIADKPGIYRGQCAEFCGYQHAHMAITVVAESREAFDAWRSRQDTDAAMPTADEERRGQAAFLGTGCALCHAIRGTPASGTVGPDLTHVAGRRSLAADTLAMTPGALAAWIADPQSIKPGAKMPRIALSADDLNAVATYLGSLE; encoded by the coding sequence ATGAGCTCGTTAATCTGCCGTCGGAAGCGGAGACGATCCTCAATCCTCCCCGCCTTTGCACATAGAATTCAGATCTCATCCAGAAATTTTGTCGCCACCCTTTCGGAAAAGGGTGCGGGACAGGGCCTGAGAGGAGCAACTGCTGCGTCGACATTGTTTCTAACGGGATGCAGCGACTGGCAATCGACGCTTCATGCGCATGGTGCGAACGCCCGAAAAATATTTGATCTCATCTGGACCTTCGGCGCGGTTGCCGTAACGACGTGGCTTCTTGTCATGCTGGTCCTGGCAATGGCGCTTTTCCGACGCCACTTGGCGGAGACGTCGCGATCACCGCTGCAGATCGATTCTCATCAAGAACGCCGGCTGATCCGTGCTGTCGGAAGCGCCACGGCTTTGACAGTGGTGGTTCTCATTGCGTTGACGATAGGAAGCTTTTTTGCTGGCAAGTCGATCGCTTCGCTGAGCGGAAGCGAGACGGTCACCGTCCGTGTCACAGGTCATCAATGGTGGTGGGAGATACGCTATCCCAAAACCGATTCGTCGCAGGCGATCGTCACGGCGAATGAGATCCATGTTCCGGTCGGCGAGTCCGTGAAGGTCAAACTCGATTCGCTGGATGTCATTCACAGCTTCTGGGTTCCAAGCCTTGCAGGAAAAAGGGACCTCATTCCGGGCCGGCCGAGCGAACTGACCTTCATCGCCGACAAGCCCGGCATATATCGCGGTCAGTGCGCCGAGTTCTGCGGCTACCAGCATGCCCATATGGCGATCACTGTTGTCGCGGAAAGCCGCGAAGCGTTTGACGCCTGGCGATCCAGGCAAGACACCGACGCGGCCATGCCCACCGCCGATGAAGAACGCCGCGGCCAGGCGGCTTTTCTCGGGACTGGCTGCGCGCTCTGCCATGCGATCAGGGGCACACCTGCCAGTGGGACGGTCGGACCTGACCTGACCCACGTGGCTGGCCGCCGCTCACTAGCCGCCGATACGCTTGCCATGACGCCGGGCGCCCTTGCTGCGTGGATTGCCGATCCTCAATCGATAAAGCCTGGCGCGAAGATGCCGCGCATTGCCCTTAGCGCCGACGATCTCAACGCGGTTGCTACCTATCTTGGAAGCCTTGAATGA
- the ctaD gene encoding cytochrome c oxidase subunit I: MSGIGEKKAERILEVGPQGIRDTGLDEARLRAFLAHAWQTPKGLYGWLATVDHKLIGRRYVVTAFLFLILAGLSALAMRFQLAAPEAGRISPDFYNQLFTMHGTTMMFLFAVPVMEAFAVYLVPLMIGTRNVAFPRLNAFSYWIYVSGGMMIWIAFAFNTGADAGWFSYVPLAGPDYGIGKRPDFWAQMVTYTEVSALAVAVEIIATVFKQRAPGMTLDRIPLYVWSVLVTAFVILFAMPAVMVSSTMLILDRLVGTKFFDSAAGGDVLLWQHLFWFFGHPEVYIIFIPATGFVSAILPTFVRRPVFGYLGIVLSLIAIGFLSFGLWVHHMFATGLPQLGESFFTASSMMIAIPSGIQIFCWIATIWGGKPIFATPLLFVLGFIFTFVIGGLTGVMVASVPLDLQVHDTYFVVAHFHYVLVGGAVFPLLGAVYYWFPKVTGRLLSERLGHWNFWFVFVGFNLTFFPMHILGLQGMPRRVYTYPLESGWGSVNLFISLSSMVLFAGFALFFLNMLLSLRSGRLAGDNPWGASTLEWAATSPPPSYNFAHLPVVTHRDPLWAEPDTLPVIEGLRVDTREVVGGTVADAVPQLRVPSADNSIWPLLSAIAVGGTFFASIYTPWAVVWGAIPVSFGFICWFWPKDEPEDVE, encoded by the coding sequence ATGAGTGGCATTGGGGAAAAGAAGGCAGAGCGAATACTGGAAGTGGGGCCGCAAGGCATTCGCGACACCGGCCTCGACGAGGCGAGGCTGCGCGCTTTTCTCGCACATGCCTGGCAGACACCAAAAGGGCTGTATGGCTGGCTGGCCACGGTCGATCATAAGCTGATCGGCCGGCGCTACGTCGTGACGGCTTTCTTGTTTCTCATTCTTGCGGGTCTGTCAGCACTCGCCATGCGCTTTCAGCTCGCTGCGCCCGAGGCTGGCCGTATAAGCCCAGACTTCTACAATCAGCTCTTCACCATGCATGGCACGACGATGATGTTTCTGTTCGCCGTGCCGGTAATGGAGGCGTTCGCCGTCTACCTGGTACCGCTGATGATTGGCACGCGCAACGTGGCCTTCCCCCGCCTCAATGCCTTTAGCTACTGGATCTACGTTTCAGGCGGGATGATGATTTGGATAGCATTCGCCTTCAATACAGGCGCAGATGCCGGCTGGTTTTCCTACGTTCCGCTCGCCGGACCGGACTATGGCATTGGCAAGCGCCCGGACTTCTGGGCGCAGATGGTGACCTACACGGAAGTATCGGCTCTGGCGGTTGCCGTCGAGATCATTGCGACGGTATTCAAACAGCGCGCCCCCGGCATGACCCTCGACCGCATTCCGCTCTATGTCTGGTCGGTGCTGGTCACAGCCTTTGTCATACTATTCGCCATGCCGGCCGTAATGGTCTCGAGCACAATGTTGATCCTCGACCGGCTTGTCGGCACCAAGTTCTTCGATTCAGCCGCGGGGGGCGATGTGCTGCTCTGGCAGCATCTGTTCTGGTTCTTCGGTCACCCCGAAGTTTATATCATATTTATTCCAGCGACCGGCTTTGTCTCGGCGATTCTGCCCACCTTCGTCCGTCGCCCCGTCTTCGGCTATCTCGGGATTGTGTTGTCGTTGATTGCAATCGGCTTCCTCTCTTTTGGACTGTGGGTGCATCACATGTTCGCCACCGGTCTGCCGCAGCTTGGCGAAAGCTTCTTCACCGCCTCCTCGATGATGATCGCCATCCCGAGCGGCATCCAGATATTCTGCTGGATTGCGACGATCTGGGGTGGCAAGCCCATCTTTGCCACACCGCTGCTTTTCGTGCTCGGCTTCATCTTCACCTTCGTCATCGGCGGCCTGACGGGAGTCATGGTCGCCTCGGTGCCGCTCGACCTGCAGGTGCACGACACCTATTTTGTGGTCGCGCACTTCCATTATGTGCTTGTCGGCGGCGCTGTCTTTCCCCTTCTCGGCGCCGTCTACTACTGGTTTCCCAAGGTCACCGGCCGCTTGCTTTCGGAGCGGCTCGGCCACTGGAATTTCTGGTTTGTATTCGTCGGCTTCAACCTCACCTTCTTCCCGATGCACATCCTCGGGCTGCAGGGCATGCCGCGCCGTGTCTACACCTATCCGCTGGAAAGCGGCTGGGGCAGCGTGAACCTCTTCATCAGTCTTTCATCAATGGTTCTGTTCGCCGGCTTCGCGCTCTTCTTTCTGAACATGCTGCTCAGCCTTCGGAGCGGCCGCCTCGCCGGCGACAATCCGTGGGGTGCGAGCACGCTCGAATGGGCTGCGACGTCACCGCCGCCGTCCTATAATTTTGCGCACTTGCCGGTGGTGACTCATCGCGATCCACTTTGGGCAGAGCCCGACACACTCCCAGTTATCGAGGGTTTGCGTGTCGATACGCGCGAAGTGGTCGGCGGCACGGTTGCGGACGCTGTGCCGCAATTGCGCGTGCCATCGGCTGATAATTCGATCTGGCCTCTGCTCTCAGCGATCGCCGTAGGCGGTACATTCTTCGC